One window of the Daphnia pulex isolate KAP4 chromosome 8, ASM2113471v1 genome contains the following:
- the LOC124200373 gene encoding cuticle protein 7-like, which produces MKVLILSIFLACASAQYYPGFYGYPATSQFHAQDVLGQASYGYAYPGQAASNYRDIFGNQFGSNIYDMGPEGLVRVNYVADAVNGFRVVSTLPVAPEDTPEVAAAKIEHAKPVKEAATKRAAEPAASPTKCQVCF; this is translated from the exons ATGAAAGTCTTG ATCCTTAGCATCTTCTTGGCTTGCGCCTCCGCCCAGTACTACCCTGGTTTCTACGGCTATCCCGCCACCAGCCAGTTCCACGCTCAAGATGTGCTGGGACAGGCCTCTTATGGCTATGCTTACCCCGGACAGGCTGCTTCCAACTACCGTGACATTTTCGGCAACCAATTCGGTTCTAACATATATGATATGGGACCCGAAGGATTAGTTCGTGTCAACTACGTCGCCGATGCCGTTAACGGTTTCCGTGTTGTGTCCACCTTGCCTGTGGCTCCCGAAGATACCCCTGAAGTAGCTGCTGCCAAGATTGAACACGCTAAACCCGTCAAAGAGGCCGCAACCAAGAGAGCTGCCGAACCCGCTGCTAGCCCCACTAAGTGCCAGGTTTGTTTCTGA